A single Tuberibacillus sp. Marseille-P3662 DNA region contains:
- a CDS encoding MaoC family dehydratase N-terminal domain-containing protein — MFEHVIGKQSNRVLNVVERGAVKTFAEAIGDPHPIYTDREFAQKTRYQDNIAPPTFPRVFEYGTVEALTLPEAGLIHGEQTFTYQRPLIVEEPLYCYTEVENYVEKQAQSGKLGFLTMKYAGEDESGKEVFTSRSVIVITEAVRKGMQHA, encoded by the coding sequence ATGTTTGAACATGTCATCGGTAAACAGTCAAATCGCGTATTAAATGTTGTAGAAAGAGGGGCTGTTAAAACATTCGCTGAGGCCATTGGTGATCCTCATCCGATTTATACAGACCGTGAGTTTGCTCAAAAAACAAGGTATCAAGATAACATTGCACCACCGACATTTCCTCGTGTGTTTGAGTATGGCACGGTTGAAGCGCTAACCTTACCTGAGGCTGGGCTAATCCATGGGGAACAGACATTTACGTACCAGCGGCCGTTAATTGTTGAAGAGCCCTTGTATTGTTACACCGAGGTTGAAAACTACGTCGAGAAGCAAGCCCAATCTGGGAAATTAGGATTTTTAACGATGAAATATGCTGGAGAGGACGAGTCGGGTAAGGAAGTCTTCACTTCTCGATCCGTGATTGTGATCACTGAAGCGGTCCGAAAGGGGATGCAGCATGCCTAA
- a CDS encoding MaoC/PaaZ C-terminal domain-containing protein — protein sequence MPNIKTLNIGESLSSVQLEPVSRLDLIKYAGASGDYNPIHTIDKAAESAGLPGIIAHGMWTMGNLSQLFTPFFEEGFVQTFTTRFSEMVFLDDVVTLHAQLRAKEQDVLHFDVKAVKQNGKTAIKGSVTFQLFDEVQKV from the coding sequence ATGCCTAACATTAAAACACTGAATATCGGGGAATCGTTATCATCAGTCCAATTAGAGCCAGTTTCTCGACTTGATTTAATCAAATATGCAGGCGCATCAGGGGATTACAACCCCATTCATACCATTGATAAAGCAGCAGAAAGTGCCGGTCTCCCGGGGATTATCGCTCATGGTATGTGGACGATGGGCAACTTAAGTCAATTATTCACCCCTTTTTTTGAAGAAGGGTTTGTGCAAACCTTTACCACTCGTTTTTCAGAAATGGTGTTTCTAGATGATGTTGTCACTCTGCATGCTCAATTGAGAGCTAAAGAGCAGGATGTTCTCCATTTTGATGTCAAAGCTGTGAAACAAAATGGCAAAACAGCTATTAAAGGAAGCGTGACATTCCAATTGTTTGATGAAGTACAGAAGGTATAG
- a CDS encoding long-chain fatty acid--CoA ligase — MMDYPLLLKSVLYRANLVFPEKEIVSRDVSSIFRYTYGDMYKRVCQLANALERIGVMPGDHVGSFAWNNHRHLELYFAVPCSQRVLHTVNIRLFKEQLIYSINHAEDKVLFIDEDLLPVIEGIADQLTTVKSYVVMTDKNQLPEPPLPNVYLYEDLIDGELPAYEFPTFDEETPAIIAYTSATTGMPKGVVYSHRGLYLHCLTALVGELGTYERDVTMPIVPMFHVNAWGRPFADTWVGAKQVYPGSRPQPADFAQLIHDERVTFSAGVPTIWMALLNHVRQNPGCYDFSSIRFLMSGGAALPASLTESYEKELGVKLYQGYGQTETTPVTFVSPLKSSVDHVSDQEKYRLRTKTGMILPGLEMKIVGDDGREIAHDGQEMGELLLRGPWVIDEYYKDPKTTEASFVDGWFKSGDIATFDENGFLQVVDRTGDLIKSGGEWISSVDLENAIMDHPQVAEAAVIRISSEKWQERPLACVVLEPDAKEQVTKEDLFNDLADKVAKWWIPDDIVFIDDIPKTSVGKFSKKTLREQYAQGHLTR, encoded by the coding sequence ATGATGGATTATCCATTGCTATTAAAGTCTGTTCTGTACCGTGCAAATTTAGTATTTCCGGAAAAAGAAATTGTCTCGCGTGATGTCTCTTCCATTTTTCGTTATACATACGGCGATATGTATAAGCGCGTGTGTCAATTGGCTAATGCCTTAGAGCGGATCGGTGTTATGCCAGGGGATCATGTCGGTTCATTTGCTTGGAATAATCATCGCCATCTAGAGCTATACTTCGCTGTCCCTTGTTCTCAGAGAGTTCTGCATACGGTGAATATTCGACTCTTCAAAGAGCAGCTGATTTATTCTATTAATCATGCTGAAGATAAAGTGCTTTTTATTGATGAAGACTTGCTTCCAGTCATTGAAGGCATTGCTGATCAATTGACAACGGTTAAGAGCTACGTCGTGATGACAGATAAGAACCAACTTCCTGAACCCCCCCTCCCCAATGTTTATTTATATGAAGACCTCATTGATGGTGAACTACCTGCCTATGAGTTTCCGACATTTGATGAAGAAACCCCAGCCATTATTGCTTATACATCAGCAACAACAGGAATGCCAAAGGGTGTTGTTTATTCCCATCGCGGGCTGTATCTCCACTGCTTAACGGCTTTGGTTGGAGAGCTGGGTACGTATGAAAGGGACGTGACTATGCCGATCGTTCCCATGTTTCATGTCAATGCTTGGGGGCGTCCTTTCGCGGATACGTGGGTAGGAGCTAAACAAGTCTATCCTGGCAGCCGTCCGCAACCAGCCGACTTCGCACAGTTAATCCATGACGAACGAGTGACGTTTAGTGCCGGTGTACCGACGATATGGATGGCTTTGTTAAATCACGTTCGCCAAAATCCAGGGTGTTATGACTTCAGTAGCATTCGCTTCCTGATGTCCGGAGGAGCTGCATTACCTGCTTCTCTCACCGAAAGCTATGAAAAAGAGTTAGGGGTCAAATTGTATCAAGGCTATGGTCAAACAGAAACAACCCCCGTGACCTTTGTATCTCCTTTGAAGAGCAGTGTCGACCATGTATCAGATCAAGAGAAATATCGTCTCCGTACAAAAACAGGGATGATCTTACCTGGGCTTGAAATGAAAATTGTGGGTGATGATGGTCGCGAAATTGCCCATGATGGTCAAGAAATGGGCGAATTATTATTGCGCGGTCCATGGGTGATTGATGAATACTACAAAGATCCCAAGACAACAGAAGCTTCGTTTGTCGATGGCTGGTTCAAGTCTGGGGATATTGCGACATTTGATGAAAACGGTTTCCTCCAGGTTGTTGACCGGACGGGAGATTTAATCAAAAGTGGTGGTGAATGGATCTCCTCAGTTGATTTAGAAAATGCGATTATGGATCACCCGCAGGTAGCTGAAGCGGCTGTGATCCGCATTTCTAGTGAAAAATGGCAGGAGCGTCCGTTAGCTTGCGTTGTGTTAGAGCCTGACGCCAAAGAGCAAGTAACGAAGGAAGATCTTTTTAATGATCTCGCGGACAAAGTCGCCAAGTGGTGGATCCCTGATGACATTGTTTTTATTGATGACATTCCAAAGACTAGTGTTGGCAAGTTTTCTAAAAAAACTTTGAGAGAGCAATATGCACAAGGGCATTTGACTCGTTAA
- a CDS encoding acyl-CoA dehydrogenase family protein, which produces MNFELSDELIQMKTTIRDFIDNEVEPQAMTIEDNDCVPETLLEKSKALGLFGLSIPEEYGGMGLSMVGKSALFEELGRTINGYTTILGAHNGIGSVGIVELADEEQKRRYLPKMATGEKIGAFALTEPQAGSNAANVKTTAVKKGDRYILNGQKIYTTNAPIADVFTVMASTDPNKGSKGITSFIIDRDSPGFHVGSVEKKMGLHGSHTAQLYFDDLEVPEENVLGTEGAGYVNALKILANGRAGLAARCLGSSQYLLDQSVKYALEREQFGKPIFEQQIIQHYLADMATDIESLRSMTYRVAWMSDQGMNVIKEAAMLKLYGSEVYNRVADTAVQVHGGVGYISEYPIERFYRDARITRIYEGTSEIQKNIIAGQLKKEYERQFAKSN; this is translated from the coding sequence ATGAACTTTGAGTTATCAGATGAACTAATACAGATGAAGACAACCATTCGTGATTTCATTGACAATGAGGTTGAACCACAGGCCATGACCATTGAGGACAATGATTGTGTGCCTGAAACGTTATTGGAAAAATCAAAGGCATTAGGCTTGTTTGGTCTCAGCATTCCAGAGGAGTATGGGGGTATGGGTCTGAGCATGGTGGGGAAATCCGCGCTGTTTGAAGAATTGGGCCGAACAATCAATGGCTATACAACTATTCTCGGTGCCCATAATGGCATTGGTTCTGTTGGTATTGTTGAGTTGGCTGATGAAGAACAGAAACGCCGCTACCTCCCGAAAATGGCAACAGGTGAGAAGATTGGAGCTTTTGCCTTAACCGAGCCGCAGGCAGGTTCCAACGCGGCAAATGTTAAGACAACAGCCGTTAAGAAAGGCGACCGCTATATTTTAAATGGCCAAAAAATTTATACGACGAATGCCCCGATTGCGGATGTATTTACTGTCATGGCTTCTACAGATCCTAATAAGGGATCAAAAGGGATCACATCATTTATTATTGATCGAGATTCACCGGGGTTTCATGTTGGAAGCGTTGAAAAGAAAATGGGACTTCACGGCTCACATACAGCACAATTGTATTTTGATGATCTAGAAGTTCCCGAAGAAAATGTATTAGGTACGGAAGGTGCGGGCTATGTTAATGCTTTGAAAATTCTAGCAAACGGTCGTGCCGGACTCGCAGCACGATGTCTGGGTTCAAGTCAGTACCTGTTAGACCAATCCGTTAAGTATGCGCTGGAACGCGAACAGTTTGGAAAGCCTATCTTTGAGCAGCAAATCATTCAACATTATCTTGCTGATATGGCAACAGACATCGAGTCATTAAGATCGATGACCTACCGAGTGGCTTGGATGAGTGACCAAGGCATGAATGTGATTAAGGAAGCCGCTATGTTGAAATTATATGGTTCTGAAGTTTATAACCGTGTTGCTGATACAGCGGTTCAAGTACATGGCGGCGTCGGGTATATATCTGAATATCCAATTGAACGTTTCTATCGAGATGCCCGGATCACACGAATCTATGAAGGGACATCGGAAATTCAGAAAAATATTATCGCTGGGCAATTAAAGAAGGAGTATGAGAGACAGTTTGCTAAATCAAATTGA
- a CDS encoding type Z 30S ribosomal protein S14: MAKQSMVAKQRQTKKFAVQEYTRCERCGRPHSVLRKFRLCRICFRELAYKGQIPGVKKASW, encoded by the coding sequence ATGGCCAAACAGTCAATGGTTGCAAAGCAAAGGCAAACGAAAAAGTTTGCTGTTCAAGAGTATACACGTTGTGAACGTTGCGGCAGACCTCATTCAGTTTTACGTAAATTCCGTTTGTGCCGCATTTGTTTCAGGGAATTGGCTTATAAAGGGCAAATCCCAGGCGTCAAAAAAGCAAGCTGGTAA
- a CDS encoding ASCH domain-containing protein: MEHNMGLYEIPFNSIKSGRKTVEVRLYDNKRRKLKLGDTIKFTKTPDSNETITVEVIGLRKYPTFKKMYESIPANDLDAVGGSIDEMVEQTYQIYSPDREKEWGTVAISIKLLD, from the coding sequence ATGGAGCACAATATGGGACTATATGAAATCCCTTTTAATTCAATTAAGTCAGGTAGAAAGACAGTAGAAGTAAGATTATACGATAATAAAAGGAGAAAGTTAAAGTTAGGGGACACCATAAAATTTACTAAAACCCCAGATAGCAATGAAACAATAACAGTTGAGGTTATTGGATTAAGGAAATACCCAACCTTCAAAAAGATGTATGAAAGTATCCCCGCAAATGATCTTGATGCTGTAGGTGGTTCAATTGATGAAATGGTAGAACAAACTTATCAAATATATAGTCCAGATAGAGAAAAGGAATGGGGTACAGTTGCAATTTCGATTAAATTATTGGATTGA